Proteins from a genomic interval of Corynebacterium deserti GIMN1.010:
- a CDS encoding sugar porter family MFS transporter — MASTFIQAESPEKSRKLPPLTEGPYRKRLFYVALVATFGGLLFGYDTGVINGALNPMTRELGLTAFTEGVVTSSLLFGAAAGAMVFGRVSDNWGRKKTIISLAVAFFIGTMICVFAPSFAVMVVGRVILGLAVGGASTVVPVYLAELAPFEIRGSLAGRNELMIVVGQLAAFVINAIIGNVFGHHDGVWRYMLAIAALPAIFLFFGMLRVPESPRWLVERGRIDEARAVLETIRPLDRAHAEVADVEHLAREENAISEKSVGIKEILSSKWLVRILLVGIGLGVAQQLTGINSIMYYGQVVLIEAGFSENAALIANVAPGIIAVVGAFIALWMMDRINRRTTLITGYTLTTISHVLIGIASMTFPVGDPLRPYVILTLVVVFVGSMQTFLNVVTWVMLSELFPLAIRGSAIGISIFFLWMTNAFLGLFFPSIMEAVGLTGTFFMFAGIGVVALIFIWTQVPETRGRTLEEIDHDVTTGVIFDKNIRKGKVS, encoded by the coding sequence ATGGCAAGTACGTTCATTCAGGCCGAAAGCCCTGAAAAAAGTAGGAAGCTACCACCGCTTACCGAGGGCCCATACCGCAAGAGACTTTTCTATGTAGCCCTGGTAGCAACATTCGGCGGACTACTTTTCGGCTATGACACCGGCGTTATCAACGGTGCACTGAACCCCATGACCCGCGAGCTGGGCCTTACGGCATTCACCGAAGGTGTAGTCACCTCTTCCCTCCTCTTCGGCGCAGCCGCCGGAGCGATGGTCTTCGGTCGAGTCTCTGACAACTGGGGACGCAAGAAGACGATCATCTCCCTTGCTGTCGCATTCTTCATCGGCACTATGATCTGCGTGTTCGCCCCATCATTTGCTGTCATGGTTGTTGGCCGTGTGATTCTTGGCCTTGCCGTCGGTGGAGCGTCCACTGTGGTGCCGGTTTACCTGGCAGAACTTGCACCTTTTGAGATTCGCGGCTCTCTTGCCGGCCGAAATGAACTCATGATTGTTGTTGGCCAGCTCGCAGCGTTTGTAATCAACGCAATTATCGGCAATGTTTTTGGACATCACGACGGTGTATGGCGCTACATGCTCGCCATCGCTGCACTTCCTGCGATCTTCCTCTTCTTCGGAATGCTTCGAGTACCTGAATCCCCACGTTGGTTGGTAGAACGCGGTCGTATTGATGAGGCTCGCGCAGTTCTAGAAACCATTCGCCCACTTGATCGTGCTCATGCAGAGGTTGCTGATGTCGAGCACCTGGCGCGCGAAGAAAACGCTATTTCCGAGAAGTCCGTAGGCATCAAGGAAATCCTGTCGAGCAAGTGGCTGGTTCGCATTCTACTAGTTGGTATCGGTCTTGGTGTTGCACAGCAGCTCACCGGCATTAACTCCATCATGTACTACGGCCAGGTTGTGTTGATTGAAGCTGGATTCTCTGAAAACGCAGCACTTATCGCCAACGTTGCCCCAGGCATCATCGCCGTAGTCGGTGCATTCATCGCCCTGTGGATGATGGATCGCATCAACCGCCGCACCACACTGATCACCGGCTACACTCTCACCACTATCAGCCACGTTCTCATCGGTATCGCATCCATGACGTTCCCGGTTGGCGACCCACTTCGCCCCTACGTCATCCTCACCCTGGTCGTGGTCTTCGTGGGCTCCATGCAGACCTTCCTCAACGTGGTTACGTGGGTCATGCTGTCCGAGCTGTTCCCCCTGGCTATTCGTGGATCCGCCATCGGCATCTCCATCTTCTTCCTCTGGATGACTAACGCCTTCCTCGGCCTGTTCTTCCCATCCATCATGGAAGCTGTTGGCCTCACCGGAACCTTCTTCATGTTCGCCGGAATCGGTGTTGTGGCACTGATCTTCATCTGGACTCAGGTTCCAGAAACCCGTGGCCGCACCTTGGAGGAGATTGACCATGATGTCACTACTGGCGTCATCTTCGACAAGAACATTAGGAAAGGAAAGGTGAGCTAA
- a CDS encoding sugar phosphate isomerase/epimerase family protein translates to MKLGLYNAIFHDRTLPEALTAIKAAGLTGIELNTGGFLPAVHVPTIDDILVSDEARDEFLGIFEGTGVDIYGLNCNGNPLHPNKAIGDKHAEDIRRSIRLAERLGQNRVVTMSGLPGGEPGAKYTNWVVNAWNSAALDVLDYQWDIAADFWRETDRLAADHGVKVALELHPQNVVFNSADVHKLIELTGATHVGVELDASHLFWQQMDPIAVIDHLGELIFHAAAKDVRINKEWAQLNGVLDNSFRRLDPSENRTNLGGDEWANEWPKNSAWDFVALGRGHDVDYWTEFLRALHRVDPNMLVNIEHEDVSLGREEGVNEAAKVLIEANQALEASLVS, encoded by the coding sequence ATGAAACTTGGCCTTTACAACGCCATCTTCCACGACCGCACCCTGCCAGAAGCACTCACCGCCATTAAAGCTGCAGGTCTTACCGGCATTGAGCTCAACACCGGAGGATTCCTCCCCGCAGTCCACGTCCCAACCATCGATGACATCCTGGTCAGCGACGAAGCTCGCGATGAATTCCTCGGAATTTTTGAAGGCACCGGCGTCGACATCTATGGCCTCAACTGCAACGGCAACCCACTTCACCCCAACAAGGCCATCGGCGATAAGCACGCCGAAGACATTCGACGATCCATCCGCCTTGCTGAGCGCCTCGGCCAAAACCGCGTGGTCACCATGTCTGGCCTGCCAGGTGGCGAACCCGGTGCTAAATACACCAATTGGGTTGTGAACGCATGGAACTCTGCAGCCCTAGATGTCCTTGACTACCAATGGGATATTGCCGCTGATTTTTGGCGGGAAACCGACCGCCTCGCCGCAGATCACGGCGTGAAAGTGGCACTTGAGCTGCATCCGCAAAACGTTGTGTTCAACTCCGCTGACGTGCACAAACTCATTGAACTTACCGGAGCTACCCACGTAGGCGTCGAGTTGGATGCATCGCACCTGTTCTGGCAGCAGATGGATCCAATTGCTGTAATTGACCACTTGGGTGAGCTCATCTTCCACGCCGCTGCCAAAGACGTGCGTATAAATAAGGAATGGGCTCAACTCAATGGAGTGTTGGACAACAGCTTCCGTCGCCTTGATCCTTCTGAAAATCGCACGAACCTGGGTGGCGACGAGTGGGCAAACGAGTGGCCAAAGAACTCTGCCTGGGACTTCGTTGCTCTCGGCCGCGGTCACGATGTTGACTATTGGACTGAGTTCCTCCGCGCCTTACATCGCGTTGATCCCAATATGTTGGTCAACATCGAACATGAGGATGTGTCTCTTGGCCGCGAAGAAGGCGTCAATGAAGCCGCCAAGGTATTGATTGAAGCCAACCAGGCGCTCGAAGCATCCCTGGTTTCTTAA
- a CDS encoding LacI family DNA-binding transcriptional regulator has translation MNVKLTDVAREAGVGYGTASRAISGRGSVDEATRDKVLAAAEKLGYRTNAMARALRENKSRTVGLIVPDIINEFYTESAAVLQNELDKSGYQLVVSTIGNDPEKERRAIESMLNRQVDAVVHVPVNPRADFPSDYKVVELNRHSDVDRPTVTSDDAAGLKELALHILDQGYRDIGVIVGPAELSTARDRKAGFIKALEAEAHHRGIREELRYRVVHSRYSPAGGYEAFAEYAKDLPEIIVPLSTQLTLGVLKATQERGIKIPGDLALACYGVAEWLAVWGPGITVFAPDLPAMGAAAATQVLTLLDANPLPDKHLSIPGQLIVRGTTPQIK, from the coding sequence GTGAATGTGAAGTTAACTGATGTCGCCCGTGAAGCAGGAGTAGGTTACGGAACTGCTTCTCGTGCAATTTCCGGACGAGGATCCGTTGATGAAGCAACCCGTGACAAAGTACTTGCTGCCGCCGAGAAACTTGGGTATCGCACCAACGCCATGGCACGCGCATTGCGGGAAAATAAGTCCCGCACCGTTGGGTTGATCGTCCCCGACATCATCAATGAGTTCTACACGGAATCCGCTGCGGTTCTTCAAAATGAGCTTGATAAATCTGGCTACCAGCTCGTTGTTTCCACCATTGGAAATGATCCAGAAAAAGAACGCCGAGCCATCGAATCCATGCTCAATCGACAGGTAGACGCAGTTGTTCACGTTCCAGTCAATCCTCGAGCTGACTTCCCCAGCGACTACAAAGTAGTGGAGCTTAATCGACACAGCGACGTCGATCGCCCGACTGTTACCAGCGACGATGCTGCTGGATTGAAAGAACTTGCCCTGCACATTTTGGATCAGGGCTACCGCGATATTGGCGTCATTGTTGGTCCCGCAGAACTTAGTACTGCTCGCGATCGCAAAGCAGGGTTCATCAAGGCCCTCGAAGCTGAAGCACACCACCGCGGCATCCGCGAGGAACTACGATACCGCGTTGTCCATTCCCGCTACTCACCCGCCGGAGGCTATGAAGCCTTCGCGGAATACGCCAAAGACCTCCCCGAAATTATCGTGCCACTGAGCACCCAACTCACCTTAGGCGTGCTTAAAGCTACCCAAGAACGTGGCATAAAAATACCCGGCGACCTGGCACTTGCCTGCTACGGCGTCGCCGAGTGGCTCGCCGTGTGGGGACCTGGCATCACCGTGTTCGCACCTGACCTCCCAGCTATGGGCGCCGCAGCTGCCACGCAGGTTTTAACGCTTCTCGACGCCAACCCCCTCCCCGACAAGCATCTCAGCATCCCGGGTCAACTGATTGTTCGAGGAACAACCCCACAGATCAAATAG
- a CDS encoding class-II fumarase/aspartase family protein, with translation MSVFSLLHHLAGTNAQDEIFSSDTAIESWLAAERALAIAQGELGVISPEDADAIVTAASIDNIDQERLWVSAKNVGYPILGLVREISRNLPEGPDGRVHYGATTQDIMDSGLALQMARSIEVLDEELGRLGDRLAEQVKLYDTSIMAARTHAQQAVPTTFGATLATLLAQFTRHRERLAQAYPRVAVISMFGAGGTSAAYGEKSREVRARVAELLDLELTNIPWHVDRDTLAEFGWLCTTITAACARLARNIVDLSRTEIGEVFEPYNPHRGASSTMPQKVNPISSELIIGLSGTAGSLASSLARIQEAGHERAAGEWQIEWQVIPQLAQLASSAVREAFVIIDGMRVDEQRMLDNLELDGGLAMAEAQMIQLAEHMGREHAHDLLYAASTTARERKVVLAKALFDVAKQQNLEAHLPDTLVTAADYLGEAVAIAADSVQAWRATPALGRTLASISDLALDSNATVSESR, from the coding sequence ATGTCAGTCTTTTCTTTGCTCCACCATCTTGCAGGCACCAACGCCCAGGATGAGATCTTCTCCTCTGACACCGCCATCGAAAGCTGGCTCGCAGCCGAACGTGCACTTGCCATCGCCCAGGGCGAGCTCGGAGTCATCTCTCCCGAAGATGCTGATGCCATCGTGACTGCGGCCAGCATCGACAACATCGATCAAGAAAGGTTGTGGGTATCGGCTAAAAATGTCGGCTACCCCATCCTCGGATTGGTGAGGGAGATTTCCCGAAACCTTCCCGAAGGCCCCGATGGTCGTGTGCACTACGGTGCCACCACCCAAGACATCATGGATTCTGGTCTCGCACTGCAAATGGCTAGGTCCATTGAGGTTCTTGATGAGGAGCTCGGTCGCCTGGGAGATCGCCTTGCAGAGCAGGTGAAGCTGTATGACACCTCCATCATGGCGGCTCGCACTCACGCACAGCAGGCTGTTCCCACCACTTTTGGTGCCACGCTTGCAACACTTTTGGCTCAATTCACTCGCCACCGTGAGCGTTTGGCGCAGGCGTACCCACGTGTCGCGGTGATCTCCATGTTCGGAGCCGGTGGCACGTCTGCGGCGTATGGAGAGAAATCCCGAGAAGTTCGTGCACGCGTGGCAGAGCTTCTTGATCTTGAACTCACCAACATCCCATGGCACGTCGATCGCGATACCTTGGCTGAGTTCGGTTGGCTGTGCACAACCATTACTGCAGCGTGTGCCCGCCTGGCGCGCAACATTGTCGATCTCTCCCGCACCGAAATCGGCGAGGTTTTTGAGCCATACAATCCACACCGTGGGGCGTCGTCGACAATGCCGCAAAAGGTTAATCCGATTTCCTCGGAACTCATCATTGGTTTGTCGGGAACGGCTGGATCGTTGGCATCATCACTGGCTCGCATCCAGGAAGCCGGCCACGAGCGTGCCGCTGGCGAGTGGCAGATTGAATGGCAGGTTATTCCTCAGTTGGCGCAGCTTGCAAGCAGTGCGGTTCGGGAAGCGTTTGTCATCATCGATGGCATGCGCGTGGATGAGCAGCGCATGTTGGACAACCTCGAATTGGATGGTGGCTTGGCTATGGCTGAGGCTCAGATGATTCAACTGGCAGAACACATGGGCCGCGAGCACGCCCACGACCTGCTGTATGCAGCATCGACGACCGCACGTGAGCGCAAGGTAGTGCTGGCAAAAGCGCTTTTCGACGTCGCAAAGCAGCAAAACCTTGAAGCCCACCTACCTGACACCTTAGTTACGGCGGCCGATTACCTCGGTGAAGCCGTGGCGATAGCCGCGGACTCTGTGCAGGCCTGGCGCGCAACACCTGCGTTGGGGCGCACCCTCGCATCTATTTCCGACCTTGCCCTTGACAGCAACGCAACCGTTTCGGAGTCACGATGA
- a CDS encoding LacI family DNA-binding transcriptional regulator codes for MSTSRPTIYDVAKAAGVSKSLVSLVLRGSTNVSKESETAVKTAIKKLNYQPNRAASDLAAKRTQLIAVLIDDYSNPWFIDLIQSLSDVLTPKGYRLSVVDSLTSQAGTDPLTSALSMRPDGIIIAQDIPDFTVPDSLPPFVIAGTRITRASTHDSVANDDYFGAQLATKYLIDLGHTHIAHLRVGSGAGLRRFESFEATMRAHGLEPLSNDYLGPAVEHAGYTETLTLLKEHPEVTAIFSSNDITAIGALGAARELGLRVPEDLSIIGYDNTPLAQTRLINLTTIDDNSIGVGYNAALLLLSMLDPQAPHPEITHTLQPSLIERGTCAPRG; via the coding sequence ATGAGTACTTCCCGCCCCACAATTTATGACGTCGCCAAAGCCGCAGGCGTCTCCAAATCATTGGTTTCTCTCGTACTTCGCGGCTCCACCAATGTGAGCAAAGAATCAGAGACCGCGGTCAAGACCGCGATAAAAAAGCTTAACTACCAGCCAAATCGCGCCGCGTCAGACCTTGCGGCTAAGCGCACGCAGCTCATTGCAGTGCTTATCGACGACTACTCCAACCCTTGGTTCATCGACCTGATTCAAAGCCTCAGCGATGTACTCACCCCCAAGGGGTACCGGCTTTCAGTCGTCGACTCTTTAACCTCTCAAGCAGGCACCGATCCCCTCACCAGTGCGCTATCGATGCGCCCCGATGGAATCATCATCGCCCAAGACATTCCCGATTTCACAGTCCCCGATTCCCTACCCCCATTTGTTATCGCAGGCACCCGCATCACACGAGCCAGCACCCATGATTCAGTAGCCAATGATGACTACTTCGGTGCACAACTAGCCACCAAATATCTCATCGACCTTGGCCACACCCACATCGCCCACCTGCGTGTGGGAAGTGGCGCTGGCTTACGACGCTTCGAAAGCTTCGAGGCAACCATGCGTGCACATGGCCTTGAGCCATTGTCCAATGATTACCTCGGCCCCGCCGTTGAGCACGCCGGGTACACCGAAACCCTCACACTTCTTAAAGAACACCCCGAGGTCACCGCCATTTTCTCCTCCAATGACATTACCGCCATCGGAGCACTGGGTGCCGCCCGCGAATTAGGTTTGCGCGTGCCTGAAGACTTATCGATCATCGGATATGACAACACTCCCCTCGCTCAAACCCGACTAATCAACCTCACCACCATCGATGACAACAGCATCGGCGTCGGCTACAACGCCGCTTTATTGTTGCTGAGCATGCTTGATCCTCAGGCACCCCACCCAGAGATCACACACACATTGCAGCCCTCGCTGATTGAAAGGGGTACGTGCGCGCCACGTGGATAG
- a CDS encoding prevent-host-death protein, producing the protein MRKTVDLHHRTRRSSELSKRSAEVFAEAEEHPITVTRRDGEALVLMSQRESDGRARLLELAAQLITVATDFRGTLAERMAKVFPWMLALSAEDREACAREILDAALASFATEQPHLALAELTSWKETAAAVAAGLSNTDLQWYDDPHLVERP; encoded by the coding sequence ATGCGTAAGACAGTTGATCTACACCATCGGACCCGGCGTTCCTCGGAGTTGAGCAAACGCTCTGCTGAAGTCTTTGCCGAGGCTGAAGAACATCCCATTACTGTGACACGTCGTGATGGCGAAGCGTTGGTATTGATGTCGCAGCGCGAATCTGACGGGCGAGCCCGCCTGCTGGAGTTGGCTGCGCAGTTAATTACTGTGGCTACAGATTTTCGGGGCACGCTAGCCGAACGTATGGCTAAAGTGTTCCCGTGGATGCTGGCCCTGTCAGCGGAAGATCGTGAGGCGTGTGCCCGTGAGATTCTTGACGCTGCACTAGCATCGTTTGCAACCGAACAACCTCACCTCGCTCTTGCTGAACTGACCTCGTGGAAAGAAACAGCAGCAGCTGTTGCTGCCGGATTGAGTAACACTGATCTGCAGTGGTACGACGATCCGCATCTCGTGGAGCGTCCCTAA
- a CDS encoding SLC13 family permease has product MSITTAPAISQIEEAESANRFDEIRAKFGLFAVLPLIAAALFLPQSLPWDQRAMLATLGFVVLFWITETIPIPATALIGIAMLVLLGAGSPSEVYGAFGSPTVFLVIGAFILARAMTVHGLDRRFALRVLSLPRVGDSTYLTALAFMIVAIALSMLVSASATAAMLLPIGIGVVRTVGDLIHGDSSTDKRKYQTRFSCMLMLAISYGAGVGSVLTPVTGIANVIGRGTVEQMTGYQIPLMDWLTISAPYVACLGVVMFAAIVLMNRPETRHIPNGSESFRTDYLALGPMKRAEKIVTAIFSITVFLWVAPALVTTFNISNVVLVTIADHLNEGSVVVFMASTLFLIPAAKKTPTLEWREAAKIDWGTVILVGVGLTIGAMMKQTGLAETIGDAVAQITGVNSVFLLCFVAVVLGMLISETTSNTASVGIIVPIIIPISMAIGVDPLIPAMAAIFGGNAGAMLPVSTPPNAIVYGSGYVPMLRMIRTGVVADLLTIPLILLAVIGIGTFMGLYLPA; this is encoded by the coding sequence ATGAGCATCACCACCGCACCCGCCATATCACAGATCGAAGAAGCCGAATCAGCCAACCGCTTTGATGAAATCCGCGCAAAATTCGGATTATTCGCCGTTCTTCCACTGATTGCAGCTGCCCTTTTCTTACCCCAAAGCCTGCCTTGGGACCAGCGCGCCATGCTCGCAACCTTAGGTTTCGTGGTGCTATTTTGGATTACAGAAACCATTCCGATCCCCGCCACCGCGCTCATCGGCATCGCCATGCTCGTGCTTCTGGGCGCCGGATCTCCCAGCGAAGTCTACGGCGCATTCGGCTCCCCCACTGTGTTCTTGGTGATCGGCGCATTCATCCTTGCTCGTGCCATGACAGTCCATGGCTTGGATCGTCGCTTTGCTTTGCGGGTTTTGTCACTTCCTCGCGTGGGCGACAGCACCTATCTCACTGCTTTGGCCTTCATGATTGTGGCTATCGCTCTATCCATGTTGGTGTCCGCATCTGCGACAGCAGCAATGCTACTGCCCATCGGCATCGGTGTAGTGCGCACTGTGGGTGATTTGATCCATGGCGATTCATCTACTGATAAGCGCAAATACCAAACCCGATTCTCGTGCATGCTCATGCTCGCAATCTCCTACGGCGCAGGTGTGGGTTCCGTCCTCACTCCTGTCACCGGTATCGCCAACGTGATTGGGCGTGGCACCGTCGAGCAGATGACAGGCTACCAAATTCCTCTTATGGATTGGCTGACCATTTCTGCGCCTTATGTCGCGTGCCTAGGAGTAGTCATGTTCGCTGCCATCGTGTTAATGAATCGACCCGAAACCCGCCACATCCCCAATGGCTCCGAATCATTCCGCACCGATTACCTTGCTCTTGGGCCAATGAAACGTGCTGAGAAAATCGTGACAGCTATCTTCAGCATCACTGTGTTCCTCTGGGTCGCACCAGCATTGGTCACCACCTTCAATATCTCCAATGTTGTACTCGTGACCATCGCCGATCACCTCAATGAAGGATCCGTCGTGGTGTTCATGGCATCCACGCTCTTCCTCATCCCTGCCGCTAAGAAAACCCCCACTCTTGAATGGAGAGAAGCCGCGAAGATTGACTGGGGAACCGTCATCCTCGTAGGTGTAGGTCTCACCATCGGTGCAATGATGAAACAAACCGGACTCGCAGAAACGATCGGCGATGCGGTAGCCCAGATCACCGGTGTAAACAGCGTCTTCCTACTATGCTTCGTTGCTGTTGTACTCGGCATGTTGATCTCTGAGACCACCAGCAACACCGCAAGTGTCGGCATCATTGTTCCGATCATTATCCCCATCTCCATGGCGATCGGTGTAGATCCGCTTATTCCTGCAATGGCAGCAATCTTCGGTGGCAACGCAGGTGCCATGCTTCCAGTCTCCACACCACCAAATGCCATTGTCTACGGCTCCGGCTACGTACCTATGCTGCGCATGATCCGCACCGGTGTGGTGGCAGACCTTCTCACCATTCCACTGATTCTGCTGGCAGTCATTGGAATCGGTACCTTCATGGGGCTCTATCTTCCTGCCTAA
- a CDS encoding Gfo/Idh/MocA family protein, with product MTQQELRVAVIGAGMAGRAHAAGYRTASSIYSTTLPNIRLVSIADANEQLAEETAARFGFERFDTSWQAIVEADDIDVVSVVVANFLHREIVEALLASGKHVLSEKPLSDNIEDAEAMIEAAGRAAADGTLARIGLTYRRSPGVAHIRDLIQSGEMGKVLHFSGYYWTDYGSNPQAPISWRYKGPNGSGALADVGSHLTYLAEFVAGSDFSEVCGGQLSTVITERPKPLGAVVGHEGGAVSDEYEPVENDDVASFSGTFAGGGTATIQVSRISQGHPNTLGFEVFCEKGSVLFDFRKPGEFQIFTPSTSNEISQEAGYRTITLGPNHPYWRGGLAMDAPGVGVGQNEGFVFQARAFLEEVAGIAEDQSLPRCATLEEGLHNMQLIDAVSQSAANAGATVVVPVLEPAHS from the coding sequence GTGACTCAGCAAGAACTTCGCGTAGCTGTCATTGGTGCAGGCATGGCAGGCAGAGCGCACGCAGCGGGCTACCGCACCGCATCCAGCATTTACTCCACCACTTTGCCCAACATCCGCCTGGTGTCCATCGCTGATGCCAACGAGCAACTAGCTGAAGAAACCGCAGCACGCTTCGGTTTTGAGCGCTTTGACACCTCCTGGCAGGCAATTGTTGAAGCCGATGACATCGATGTTGTCAGCGTTGTAGTGGCAAACTTCCTCCACCGCGAAATCGTGGAAGCACTCCTGGCATCCGGCAAGCATGTGCTGTCCGAGAAGCCACTGTCAGACAACATCGAAGACGCAGAAGCCATGATTGAAGCTGCCGGTCGTGCCGCAGCAGATGGAACCCTTGCCCGAATCGGCTTGACCTACCGCCGCTCCCCAGGCGTGGCACACATCCGTGATCTCATCCAGTCCGGAGAAATGGGTAAAGTTCTACACTTCAGCGGCTACTACTGGACCGACTACGGATCCAACCCACAAGCACCCATCAGCTGGCGCTACAAGGGACCAAACGGTTCCGGCGCACTGGCAGACGTGGGAAGCCACCTGACCTACCTGGCAGAATTCGTTGCAGGATCTGATTTTTCAGAGGTGTGCGGTGGCCAGCTGTCCACCGTGATCACCGAGCGTCCCAAGCCACTAGGCGCTGTTGTGGGACACGAAGGCGGCGCAGTATCCGATGAATACGAACCAGTAGAAAACGATGATGTCGCATCCTTCTCCGGAACGTTTGCCGGTGGCGGAACCGCAACCATCCAGGTCAGCCGCATTTCCCAGGGACACCCCAACACTCTCGGCTTTGAAGTGTTCTGCGAAAAAGGCTCCGTGCTCTTTGATTTCCGCAAGCCAGGCGAGTTCCAAATCTTCACCCCATCGACCTCAAATGAGATCAGCCAAGAAGCCGGATACCGCACCATCACCCTTGGCCCGAACCACCCATATTGGCGTGGTGGCCTAGCCATGGACGCTCCTGGCGTTGGCGTCGGACAAAACGAAGGCTTTGTGTTCCAAGCACGCGCATTCCTCGAAGAAGTAGCTGGCATCGCAGAAGATCAAAGCCTCCCACGCTGCGCCACGCTGGAAGAAGGCCTGCACAACATGCAGCTAATTGACGCCGTATCCCAGTCCGCAGCTAACGCCGGCGCAACTGTTGTGGTTCCAGTCCTTGAGCCTGCACACTCCTAA
- a CDS encoding Gfo/Idh/MocA family oxidoreductase encodes MTIRIGLVGYGVGGRLFHTPYIQASTHCELVGVVARSESTKASVAEDLPDVVTVGSLTELLELGVDAVVISTPPATRRDLVLEAINAGVAVVADKPFAPTAADAMELVEAAEKAGVLLNVFHNRRNDTHIVTALGIQEELGAMRGLDLRLDLIEPESLEAGPEGGLLRDLGSHEVDQALVLMGPATSVTAHLGSIDLPEGPTNARFRIFLEHESGAVSNISASKIDRLESWEIRLVGERGSYVSNYTDVQTVAIKQGLRPINDREHWGYESNERWGTLVTDEGSKVIPSAQGDYTRFYDAFALAVENGGAGPVPAREGVAVLKVLDAVSQSAAEKRTIELR; translated from the coding sequence ATGACAATCCGAATCGGACTCGTTGGCTACGGTGTTGGTGGCAGGCTCTTTCACACCCCCTACATCCAAGCTTCCACGCACTGCGAGCTGGTAGGTGTAGTTGCTCGCTCCGAAAGCACCAAAGCATCCGTTGCCGAAGATCTTCCAGACGTAGTCACAGTGGGATCGCTGACAGAACTCCTCGAGCTCGGTGTAGATGCCGTGGTGATCTCCACGCCACCTGCCACGCGCCGGGATCTAGTGCTGGAAGCGATCAACGCAGGTGTGGCAGTGGTGGCAGATAAACCTTTTGCACCCACAGCTGCAGACGCCATGGAACTTGTTGAAGCCGCCGAAAAGGCTGGAGTACTGCTCAACGTTTTCCACAACAGGCGCAACGACACCCACATCGTCACAGCACTGGGGATCCAAGAAGAACTCGGCGCGATGCGTGGACTGGACCTACGCCTGGACCTGATTGAACCAGAATCTTTGGAAGCAGGCCCTGAAGGTGGATTGCTGCGTGATCTGGGTTCACACGAAGTGGATCAGGCTTTGGTTCTCATGGGGCCGGCCACCTCTGTGACCGCTCACCTTGGATCCATTGATCTTCCAGAAGGTCCAACCAACGCAAGGTTCCGCATCTTTTTGGAGCACGAATCCGGTGCTGTATCGAACATTTCTGCCAGCAAGATTGACCGTTTGGAGTCCTGGGAAATTCGCCTGGTAGGCGAGCGCGGCTCCTATGTATCCAACTACACCGACGTGCAGACCGTGGCGATCAAACAGGGACTTCGACCCATCAATGACCGTGAGCACTGGGGATATGAATCGAATGAGCGGTGGGGCACCTTGGTTACTGATGAAGGCTCAAAGGTAATTCCTTCAGCACAAGGTGATTACACCCGCTTCTACGATGCCTTTGCCTTGGCTGTGGAAAACGGTGGCGCAGGGCCAGTGCCTGCACGTGAAGGCGTTGCTGTGCTTAAGGTTTTGGATGCTGTATCCCAGAGCGCTGCGGAAAAACGCACCATTGAGTTGCGGTAA
- a CDS encoding PAS domain-containing protein → MVDFDEISARLLAETQEAIIYATRDGVIRFWNGGAEELFGFSAGEALGKSLDIIIPEKHRNAHWDGWDRVMDSGNTRYGSEPLNVPGIKADGSTMSLEFSITILKDDDGTIEGIAAFLRDVTTKWNEKKALRVQIKELERQIEDASG, encoded by the coding sequence ATGGTTGATTTTGACGAGATCTCCGCACGCCTTCTGGCCGAAACCCAAGAGGCGATCATCTACGCAACCCGCGACGGCGTTATTCGATTTTGGAACGGTGGCGCCGAGGAACTCTTCGGCTTCAGCGCTGGCGAAGCCTTAGGAAAATCCCTCGATATCATCATCCCGGAGAAGCACCGCAACGCTCACTGGGACGGCTGGGACCGCGTAATGGATTCCGGCAACACTCGATACGGTTCCGAGCCACTCAATGTTCCAGGCATCAAAGCCGATGGCTCCACGATGTCACTAGAGTTTTCCATCACCATTTTGAAAGACGACGACGGCACCATCGAAGGCATTGCCGCGTTCCTGCGTGACGTCACCACAAAGTGGAATGAAAAGAAGGCGCTACGCGTGCAGATCAAGGAGTTGGAACGCCAGATTGAAGACGCTTCGGGATAG